DNA from Pelodiscus sinensis isolate JC-2024 chromosome 1, ASM4963464v1, whole genome shotgun sequence:
GGGTCCAGCTGACTCCACTGCTGGCTTGCTGGAGGCctttaaagccctcctcaatTGGCAGCTGGGGCGCAGAATGAGAGGATAGAAGGAGAGGCAGACAGAGATTGTTAATTAACCAGAACAGCTTTAGAATtgacagcaggggagggaattgcaggaggagaggctgagctcCCTACTAGCTGCAAGCACTAGGTAAAGGGGGGAGAAGCCAGCCCAAGCAGTGGTCTGGGTAAGAGAGGGCCTTGCCAAAAGGcctacatttacatttacatttacaaaAGGCCTACGTCTACATTTACTTCCTAGTTTGGAGTAGGGCTGCAAATataggtgactgaaattgctaatgataTGCAAAAAACatgttttgaggagtaatgttagtttgaacttcctggtttgaatccgctgtgatttgaactagcgtgcTAGctagatcttgctaatgaagtgcaggatatttaaatccctgctccgAACTAGGGAACAAATATAGATGTACCCCAAGGGAATCAGAGCCCAGGGAAATCAAGACATTTTCcctaggtttttttttatatattaatgCTAATATTTAAATCTACACAAATGCACAGTGCATCTGTTTTCTCCCTAACCTAGCCCAGTGCGCAAGATTTCCCACCTCCCTTTGGGATGGTCCCTTAATGACTGTTTACTCGTAAAGCTGGGAAGAGGAGACGGAAGCACAGCCAGCGAGAGAGAGGCACGGGGGTCCTGCGTGTTTGCTCTCCAGCTTGTTTCTAGACAGATGCTGCGTCTTCCCTAGATGCTGAGCGCACCCCCCCCGGGGACTGAACAGGGCTGCATTATAAGCACTGCAGGTGCCCACGTCGGATCTCAgcgagggaggctgctgcagatgCTGCCGTGAGAGAAGAGCAGGACGCCACTGCCTGAGGGGGAGTCCCAGGGAAGACACTTCCATCTCAAAATTCTCAGGTATCTGTCTCCTTCTGAGGAGCTCACCTGCTTGACAGACCCAGCGCACCGTGGGCATGATGGAACATGGAGTAAGTCTTCTTTCCTCGCTGCTCTGCACAGCCACTAAACATCCCAGGGCCCTTTGTACTGCTGAATGGTTTCCCCCAGTGACATGACCTAACATGTCCCTCTTTGCTGTGCTACCGGCCTGTAGACCCAGAGTGGCTCTATTTCTATGTTACAAGGTGTTAAATACAAGGCCCCGTTCTGAGGCGATGGCCTatactgtcatagaatcatagagctggaagagacctcaggaggtcatcaagtccagccccctcccagagcaggaccaatgcaactaaatcaacccagccagggctttgtcaagctgaaacttaaaaacctctagggacagagattccactctctccgtaggtaacccattccagtgctttcctCAGGATCTGCTCAGGCAAAACTGCCCTTGGAGTGAAAACCGAGTAAAGACTCCGTAGGTCTGTTATCTCCTCCTCTTGCGTTTGAGGGCTCTGGCTATTAACACGGGTGATGTTACCCAATTTCCATGTGCTGGGAAGCATGGAGGCACTAGATCTCCTCAATCGAACGATGACAAGAATTTTTCCACTTGGGAAAAACATCTTGTCTTCTAGCTGTTACCACCaaaacgttaaaaaaaaaaaaaacccacaaccagtTCAGCTGGAAACAGATACCGAGCCAGGAAAAATCCAGTCCAGATGCTTCCAGTTTGACACACTTATACGCCACTGAAAATGAGTCGTCCTTATAGAAAGTGTCAGATTGTGCATGATGCTGATAGTATCACCTTTAATTAAGGCAAAGACAAAACCACTTGCGAATCCCATTCAACATATTTCTTTGGCTCTGTATGTGGATAGGGGCTGCACAGGAGAAATATCTATGCTGTAAACCATATTCTGTTATCACGGTGAAGCATTCAGCTTTTCTATGGGCCTGCATTTTCCCTTGATATTGCGATGGTAGAGACAGCCAATATAAATACCTGATCTATTTTCTTTAGATTCATAGGATTTAGGGCCACAAGGTAGCATTAGACTGTCCAATCTGAATTCCTGTCTAAAGAAGGCCTTTAAATTTCACCTAGTTATCTCAGTGTTGAGTTCCATAATGTGTTTTACTAAGGCCTTGTTTATACTAGGATTTTACAAGGTAGAAACATAGATCCACAGGGCCAGAAGGGACTTCAGGGCCGGCCAGTCTAACCCACTGCTGAAAatcaggatttgttgtgtctaaagcACCCAGGAGAGATGACTGTCCTGTTGTCTTTGAAAACCTCCAGCAAAGCAGCACATCGAACACATCAGAAAAATCTAAGCTTATTGCAGATGTGCCCTTCCCTTGATCAACCAAATGTCCACTCTCATTAAAGGATGAAATTGGATTCcttagaaaaaaatctgttttccttATACCCTGTCGTCGTTGGGCATTAACTGTAATTCTAgacttttattttaaactaatcACATACCCGCCTTTCCATTGCTTCCTAAGCTTGTCaaatttcatttccctttttaaaaaattcattctCTTTAACAAACAATTGTCCAGTGCTTGCGTGTTTTAAGGCTCTGCTGCTGCGTGATCGTGTATTTCTGGTTCTGGGCGAGATGGGTCGTGGATTGGTCAGTTTGTAAGTTTGGCGTTCAGAGCTCCAACGTTCTACTGTAGATACTTTTTAACATTCTCCTTATGAGTGTGAATGGACTAGAAAATAGTTAATCACTTCAGCTGATATGAATTCCTCATgctatttttttcccaaaagcagAACAAAACTATTCCTTGGACCCATCTGCATTTTCAGCAACATTAAGACCTTTCTTTTTGTCCTCCCATAACTGGTGTACAAAAATGTCTAGGATTTTTCATTCTTAATATACAAAATAACCACATTTTGTTGTTATATTTAGTAATATCCACTCTTTATTTCTTAATATCGATTTTTCTTTTTTCCGAGTTGTTAGATATTGCTTTCCCACACTCTCTCCATACTGCCTTCCCTTTCCCACTAAACTGAATATTTCTCCAAAGTTACCCCCTTTTTTTCACTGTGCAATCATGACTTTTTAGCTATCTAATGAATGCCTCTCAATCTTCATTCCCATTTTCtgcctaatttttttttctcccagtcTGTTTTGTTCATAATTTGCTTCAGCTTCGGGAAATTAGCAGTTTTGAAGCGCCACGTGTCTACAGATGGGAATTGTTCTCTTGTTTTCGACTTCAGTGTAACAAGTCCCATTATTTATTTTCCTCTCCTCCGTCATATCCTTTGTGTGTTCTCTAAACTAAAGAGTCCCAGAATGTTCAGCCTGTCTGCATAGGCTAGTCTCCCTCATTCTCACCGTCTGTGTGGGGAACTCCCCTTTTGCTTTGCTTTATCCTTTATAGAGACAAGGCGACCAAAACTGTGTGCATGTTGACAGTGGGTTATTCTCCATGCCATGCTATAGGCATCCCAAAATTGCCTTTGTTTTGTCCAAAGGAGCAGAGGTTTCCACTCAGCTGCTGTCTGTGATGTTCAGATGTTCTTCCTGAGGTGTATTTTCCATGGGCTGTGTCCTGAAGCACATGATTTGGCACAGGTTTAGTTATTTTCCACTCAGATTTTGTGCAATCAGGTGACTGGGCCCTACGGCATGGATTTGGTagctgtagggtaaactgaggcagtgctagtaggcctctaaacagcatgacTCTATCCTGCGATCAGGCCTGGGagcaccacagtcaggataagagctgcaggcaataaaaagaccctgggcaccatagcaaccacgttctaaaacactcggatAGAATCTCAGTTAGTTAcataacacattttgcttaagataacagtcataaaatttgcttaactgtcttgcttcactcctagatgagcctgagaaccaagcgctgcaccaactcaaggccatacccgcctgctataaaaacatcatctatgcagactaaaatgttattactgttttgctgacatgttttggcatttgaacagtaacgacctgtatattaattagtgagttgttactttgcaatgggtggagatattatgtaatctttagtagttctattggcttatttcgtcttgctgctagacctatcaaatcatttttcctccgtccacctgctgactatataacctattgtattgtgttaattaaccagtgttcaccaggggaACCCCTGCGTGTCtctccatcagctggtgtataataaatcctccgcttgttttcacctgcatccagagtgtcctggattattTCCAACAGTAGCCTGGATTTtattgcaataaaaaaaaaaacaatgaggaagAACCAGTCTCCACACTCCAGTTTCCAACAGGCGCCTATTAAGGTTCCCCACACAAACTATTGACACTTGCAGCACCATCCAATATGGAATTGTCATTAGAAGAGTCGGTCGTTTGTTCATCATTCATTTCTCTGAACAATGACAATTCTACCTGTCTGTGGGAGATGTGCAACCAAGCTGTTTCAACCTTGAGAACAGCCTCCAGCAGAGCATTCTATGTCTCACATATTGCTATTGTCTCTCCATCCAGGTACTTGTACTGTGACCATCTCCCGGACTCTGGTAGAGGCAAGAGTCGCTGTTCTCCCTCAGAGTTGGTCACAGTCTCCTGAACTCCATGTCAGATTTCAACGCAACTGACCTCCACAACCCGTCCACCTTCTTCCTGATGGGCTTCTCTGGACTGGAGGGATctcatgtctggatctccatccctttATGCATTATGTATGCCATAGCggtcttggggaacttcaccatcctcttCATCGTGAAGAAGGAGCCGagtctccatgagcccatgtactatttcctctgcatgctggctgtcaccgACCTCACCATGTCCACATCCATCCTGCCCAAAACCCTGAGCAttttctggttcaattccagggagatctatttcagtgcctgcctcacccagatgttcttccttCATTGCTTTACAGTAGCGGAGTCTGGGATCTttgtggccatggcgttggatcgctacgtggccatctgccatcccctgagacattctaTCATCCTGACTAACCCTATGGTGGCCAAGATCggcctggctgtgctgctgcgcGGTGTCATGCTCGCACTGCCCTACCCCCTCCTGGCGAGggagtggccatattgcagaaccaacctCATCGCCCACTCGTACTGCAAGAACATAGCCCTGGTGGCGCTGGCCTGCGCCGACAGCCGTGTCAGCAATTATTACAGCCTCTCTGTGAAGTTCATTGTGAGTGGTCTGGACCTGTTTTTTATCACGCTGTCCTACAGCCAGATCCTCAGAGTCATCTTCAGCCTCCGCACAAAGGACGCCCGGCTGAAAACATTTGGGACCTGTGGCACCCAACTCTGTGCCATCTTAGTCTTTTACATCCCAGATCTTTTCTCCTCCGTCATGCACCGGTTAGATCACAATGTGCCTCAGCATGTCCTCATTCTCATTGCTAATGTGTACATTGTGGGGCCCCCTATGCTACACCCAATCATCTACGGGATGAGGACCAAGCAAATCCAGGACAGGTTGTTCAGGCTCTTTACTCATAAAAGGACCTAAAGTTTCCTCCTGATGCATTCACTCTCAGACTGAACTCCATGGAGAGCTCACTGGTGACTTGGTACTGGGCCCTCTTTCCTGATTCATGGACTGGTCAGTTAGACGGACATTGGACCCCGTCCTGACCTTATTTTGCTGTGTCAGCATGGCCAACTGGGGAATCAGTATATGTAAAATGAACTCATTGTGTTGCCACTTTTGTTATTGCTTGTAACTAAACCCTTAAGATCCCACCCTTTGCCACGTCTCTTGCACAGaatcccttccctgctctgtctcTTCAGCCCAAGATCCTCCAATCCCTCGctcctctctttccctttccTTGCCATTCACTGGGTCTGTCCATATTCCCCATCTTCGTCAGCTGTGAGTGAGTCATTTCAGTTTTGGGTGATGGTATGTTTGGCTCTGTTTGCATTGTCTGCTTAGGATCTTGATAGCTCGAGTGTTTGATAGCAAACGCAGTGATTAACTGACAgtagcactgtatctaattcctatgcAAAAGAAaggaatttaaataaatattggaGTTGTCACGAGTCAGTTAAGGGACAGTGGTTAGGTTTAAAATGTTCATGTGATGCAGCTTCTGTTCTAGCACCTCCTTCTGGGAACAGAGACCTGCGATCCAAATGCCAAGGCTGTGAGAATAATTTCAGCTTGGCTCCCACAGTCTCTCCACATGCTTCAGCAGaaccttcctggagctccctCTTGGGCGCGCTCTGTTTCCAGGTTATCTTCACTGGGGGCACATGATTGTTAACATGAACAGGCCCAGGCTGGCAAAGTGTGTGCAACCCATGGTCAGATTGGAGGAAGCAACTTGCAGGCTAATGGAACCAGATTCAGTCTTTCATTCGGGAAGGCGATCTGTCTTCCGTCTTAAAAATAACTTGACTGTTTGGGGCCAGTTCATTCT
Protein-coding regions in this window:
- the LOC102450346 gene encoding olfactory receptor 52M1-like, coding for MSDFNATDLHNPSTFFLMGFSGLEGSHVWISIPLCIMYAIAVLGNFTILFIVKKEPSLHEPMYYFLCMLAVTDLTMSTSILPKTLSIFWFNSREIYFSACLTQMFFLHCFTVAESGIFVAMALDRYVAICHPLRHSIILTNPMVAKIGLAVLLRGVMLALPYPLLAREWPYCRTNLIAHSYCKNIALVALACADSRVSNYYSLSVKFIVSGLDLFFITLSYSQILRVIFSLRTKDARLKTFGTCGTQLCAILVFYIPDLFSSVMHRLDHNVPQHVLILIANVYIVGPPMLHPIIYGMRTKQIQDRLFRLFTHKRT